The Acetomicrobium flavidum genome window below encodes:
- a CDS encoding N-acetylmuramoyl-L-alanine amidase family protein, which produces MLQRQVYSSIKKLFLFAILLFAVICVNDSCNASEKWILWHGVENLGGVTVLNEDGHNLVPIDDVATMLKLEINSDAKHFLAKKGSNTLELVPNAAVAKRNGHDIVPLPFIPVYKDGHWWMEANTTLKILKPIVNDGKTLKWAGKANASADKPAVSANEMTVQSSASTFADKGNIKTAASKIVGLRWGKWDDRIRLVIDLSNNITPSVDKNPGELVLKFDGAVLGDQVKNIEQNASFPAVSVSQKDGAAIINIKHQAEKIAYFSLPSPPRYVVDFFGNGNGLKNDVIAKKDDSNDVPLPSNPQGSSNVTTSRGTKPRLVVIDPGHGGKDPGARGNGVVEKNINLRMGQLLANVLESRGIKTRMTRSQDIYLRLDERTKLANDWDGDLFVSLHCNALPAGRSAKGVEIYIMALPSDKDAMQLALIENRELGEGAEDVNSIADKRTKLLLKILGDMEQNVKIEQSMSFAEVLYKAGSNRGLNMRRVAQAPFFVLRGAAMPAVLVEMGFLTDKAEASLLANPTYQKKLAESLADGIESYLRNM; this is translated from the coding sequence TTCGCAGTTATATGTGTTAATGACAGTTGTAATGCCAGCGAAAAGTGGATCCTCTGGCATGGTGTTGAAAATCTTGGCGGCGTTACGGTTTTAAATGAGGATGGACATAATTTGGTTCCCATAGATGACGTTGCAACCATGCTTAAGCTGGAGATCAACTCCGATGCAAAGCATTTTCTTGCCAAAAAGGGAAGCAATACCCTGGAATTGGTGCCGAATGCCGCAGTGGCCAAGAGGAATGGGCACGATATAGTCCCCCTGCCATTCATTCCTGTTTATAAAGATGGCCATTGGTGGATGGAAGCGAATACGACGTTGAAAATATTGAAGCCTATTGTTAACGACGGTAAAACACTGAAGTGGGCGGGTAAGGCCAATGCATCTGCAGATAAGCCCGCTGTATCCGCTAATGAAATGACCGTTCAAAGTAGCGCTAGCACCTTTGCCGATAAGGGGAACATCAAGACTGCTGCGAGTAAGATAGTTGGGCTAAGGTGGGGTAAATGGGACGATAGAATTAGGCTTGTCATAGATTTGTCAAATAATATAACTCCTTCAGTTGATAAAAATCCTGGGGAGTTAGTGCTAAAGTTTGATGGTGCTGTCTTAGGGGATCAAGTCAAAAATATTGAGCAGAATGCGTCATTTCCAGCTGTTTCGGTAAGCCAAAAAGATGGAGCGGCAATAATTAATATAAAACATCAGGCTGAAAAAATTGCTTATTTTAGCTTGCCCTCACCGCCTAGATATGTTGTTGACTTTTTTGGAAATGGTAATGGCCTGAAAAATGACGTAATTGCAAAAAAAGACGATAGCAACGATGTACCCTTGCCCAGTAACCCCCAGGGCAGTTCTAATGTAACTACGTCTAGGGGGACAAAACCGCGATTGGTGGTAATAGATCCTGGTCACGGAGGGAAAGATCCTGGTGCTAGGGGCAACGGTGTTGTTGAAAAGAATATCAATCTGAGGATGGGCCAGCTCCTTGCCAATGTCCTGGAAAGTCGTGGCATTAAGACAAGAATGACACGTTCGCAGGATATATATCTGCGACTTGATGAAAGGACAAAACTTGCCAACGATTGGGATGGAGATTTATTCGTGAGCCTGCATTGCAATGCCTTGCCCGCAGGTCGAAGCGCAAAAGGGGTAGAGATTTATATAATGGCTTTACCAAGCGATAAAGATGCAATGCAATTGGCGTTGATAGAAAACAGAGAATTGGGCGAGGGGGCAGAAGATGTAAATAGCATCGCAGACAAACGGACCAAGCTTTTGCTCAAGATCTTGGGCGATATGGAGCAAAACGTGAAGATTGAACAAAGCATGTCCTTTGCGGAGGTCCTATACAAAGCTGGTAGCAATAGGGGATTAAATATGCGACGGGTAGCTCAAGCTCCCTTTTTTGTCCTTAGAGGAGCAGCTATGCCTGCAGTGCTGGTCGAGATGGGTTTTTTGACCGATAAAGCTGAGGCTTCCCTTTTGGCTAATCCAACGTATCAGAAAAAGCTTGCCGAAAGCCTGGCAGATGGTATAGAGTCATATTTGCGCAACATGTAG
- the secG gene encoding preprotein translocase subunit SecG: protein MFVVIACLHLLVSVALMGVIMLQRRKQSGFAGVFGGGTQADMSSGQWQRLSGLSKITVLLLSLFMITSLVLVLMSAR, encoded by the coding sequence ATGTTTGTGGTCATAGCTTGCCTGCATCTTTTAGTTTCTGTGGCCTTGATGGGAGTTATAATGTTACAGCGTCGGAAACAAAGCGGCTTTGCCGGCGTCTTTGGTGGTGGGACGCAGGCAGACATGTCCTCCGGTCAATGGCAGCGCTTATCTGGATTGAGCAAGATAACCGTTCTTTTACTATCGTTGTTCATGATTACGTCTTTAGTATTGGTGCTCATGAGCGCTAGGTGA
- the rpsI gene encoding 30S ribosomal protein S9, with the protein MPSSIYYWGTGRRKESIARVRIRPGEGQVSINGRSVEEYFPRQVWQLHALEPLKVSGMEGKLDVIVKAEGGGLSGQAGAVRLGIARALLALDPEIRPVLKKADLLARDPRMVERKKFGRRKARALYQYSKR; encoded by the coding sequence TTGCCGTCATCAATATATTACTGGGGCACAGGCAGGAGGAAGGAATCCATTGCTAGGGTACGGATTCGTCCGGGCGAAGGGCAAGTTTCAATAAATGGGCGAAGCGTTGAAGAGTATTTTCCAAGGCAGGTGTGGCAACTTCATGCCTTGGAGCCTCTTAAGGTATCCGGGATGGAAGGTAAGCTTGATGTTATCGTTAAAGCAGAAGGTGGAGGTTTAAGCGGCCAAGCTGGAGCTGTACGGCTTGGAATAGCAAGGGCGTTGCTTGCTTTAGATCCGGAAATTAGGCCGGTTTTAAAGAAAGCAGATTTGTTAGCACGAGACCCGAGGATGGTGGAAAGAAAGAAGTTTGGCAGAAGGAAGGCAAGGGCCCTTTATCAGTACTCTAAACGATAA
- a CDS encoding nicotinate phosphoribosyltransferase: protein MKNIEYFDDVTSLQLLPRKFYSANHDEIMAGYTTDIYFVKTRDLLKENGSLDVPVVAEIFSKEAGVFAGLPEVLSLLKDKGVKVYALEEGMSFSPKEVVCRIHGPYGAFGMYETVILGFLASSSGWATAARECVKAANGKPVLCFGARHVHPAVAPVMERVALVAGGCTGASCILGAKLAGAEPQGTIPHAAVLIIGDTVKTAILYDSVLPEQESRIILVDTFKDEAEESLLVARALRKKLDGVRLDTPGERGGVSPSLVQEVRWRLDMEGFSHVRIVASGGLNPEKIRLLSQAGADIFGVGSYIAHATPRDMTMDLKVIDGTPIAKRGRLPGIEENPRLKRFL, encoded by the coding sequence ATGAAAAATATCGAATACTTTGATGATGTGACATCTTTGCAGTTGCTCCCAAGGAAGTTCTATAGCGCAAATCATGATGAAATTATGGCCGGATATACTACCGATATTTATTTTGTGAAGACCAGAGACTTGCTCAAGGAAAACGGAAGCCTTGATGTCCCCGTCGTGGCTGAGATCTTTTCCAAGGAAGCAGGCGTCTTTGCTGGATTGCCAGAAGTGTTGTCCTTGCTCAAGGACAAAGGCGTGAAAGTGTACGCTCTTGAAGAGGGCATGTCCTTCTCGCCAAAAGAGGTAGTATGCAGAATCCATGGACCCTATGGTGCTTTTGGGATGTACGAAACCGTCATCCTGGGTTTTTTGGCAAGTTCGAGTGGATGGGCTACAGCTGCAAGGGAATGTGTTAAGGCTGCGAATGGAAAGCCTGTGTTGTGTTTCGGTGCTCGTCATGTTCATCCTGCGGTTGCGCCTGTCATGGAAAGGGTTGCCTTGGTCGCAGGAGGTTGTACGGGCGCTAGCTGTATACTAGGAGCCAAGTTAGCCGGAGCTGAGCCCCAGGGCACCATCCCTCATGCTGCCGTGCTCATAATAGGTGATACCGTTAAGACTGCCATTTTATACGATAGCGTTTTGCCGGAGCAAGAGTCCAGAATAATATTGGTCGATACTTTCAAGGATGAAGCGGAAGAATCACTTTTAGTGGCAAGGGCTTTAAGGAAAAAGCTTGACGGCGTGCGCCTGGATACTCCAGGTGAAAGAGGAGGGGTGTCTCCCTCTCTAGTTCAGGAGGTCCGTTGGAGGCTAGATATGGAAGGCTTTTCCCATGTTCGTATTGTAGCCTCTGGTGGTCTTAACCCAGAGAAAATAAGATTGCTTTCCCAGGCTGGTGCAGATATATTTGGCGTTGGAAGCTATATAGCCCATGCAACTCCCAGGGATATGACCATGGACCTTAAGGTCATCGATGGAACTCCTATAGCAAAAAGGGGTAGGTTGCCCGGCATAGAGGAAAATCCTAGGCTTAAGAGGTTTCTGTAA
- a CDS encoding TetR/AcrR family transcriptional regulator, with protein sequence MKDTKESIIKAARHLFAQYGYHGTSVDSIAKDAGVSKGSLYWHFSDKFELYRTVLILEVERVKELFKSETYDVTDAAEFFRKRGNLILDVFDKDPESTLIWMDLLIQAKRGREEFKRIAKDLTSYYMKISMDEGSRLNLDKGEMDSICLLLRLTMLGILSCQGSVMDTQEAKECWEHIVDLVMKGDD encoded by the coding sequence GTGAAAGATACCAAAGAAAGTATTATTAAGGCAGCACGACACTTGTTTGCGCAATATGGTTATCATGGAACGAGCGTAGACTCCATTGCTAAAGACGCTGGAGTTAGCAAGGGATCTCTGTATTGGCATTTTAGCGATAAATTTGAGCTTTATCGGACCGTCTTAATTCTGGAGGTAGAAAGAGTTAAGGAGCTTTTTAAATCTGAGACTTATGATGTGACAGATGCAGCAGAGTTCTTTCGCAAAAGGGGAAATTTAATACTCGACGTTTTTGATAAAGACCCCGAGAGCACGCTCATATGGATGGATTTGCTTATTCAGGCTAAAAGAGGACGCGAAGAATTCAAGAGGATTGCCAAAGACCTCACTTCTTACTACATGAAAATATCAATGGACGAAGGTTCGCGCTTGAATCTAGATAAAGGAGAGATGGATTCGATATGTCTGTTACTACGTCTAACGATGCTCGGTATTTTATCATGTCAGGGTAGTGTGATGGATACTCAAGAAGCAAAGGAATGTTGGGAGCATATAGTCGATTTGGTTATGAAAGGAGATGACTAG
- a CDS encoding GerMN domain-containing protein, with translation MEKRSELPRRRDKEQNKTPQKAPLPYRIIAWACLIAILFGLGYYGSGLILKLIGKKFNISGEMSTQVESTQVVPVSNMRYINEVKVFLPEDGSLSVTGYKLVPGIMEENISATLEQWISFMASKGFVDGNSRVLHVFRNGEMLYLDMNASFYSSLQKLDRDRALLFMTALLRTVIENFDPIKEVKFLAEGKDATLTKPVDLTVSWRLAPKS, from the coding sequence ATGGAAAAACGCAGCGAGTTGCCGCGAAGGCGAGACAAGGAGCAAAATAAAACTCCCCAAAAAGCACCATTGCCATATCGTATTATCGCTTGGGCTTGTTTAATTGCTATATTATTTGGGTTGGGATATTATGGGTCAGGATTAATCCTTAAACTGATCGGCAAAAAATTTAACATTTCAGGAGAGATGTCCACTCAAGTTGAGAGCACCCAGGTAGTCCCTGTCTCTAATATGCGCTACATAAATGAAGTGAAAGTCTTTTTGCCCGAAGATGGTTCCTTGAGCGTTACCGGTTATAAATTAGTGCCCGGCATAATGGAAGAAAATATTAGTGCCACCTTAGAGCAGTGGATATCGTTCATGGCTTCAAAAGGCTTTGTAGACGGAAATAGCCGTGTGCTCCATGTCTTTCGTAATGGTGAGATGTTGTATCTTGACATGAATGCATCATTTTATTCTTCTTTGCAAAAACTTGACAGAGATAGGGCTTTGCTTTTCATGACAGCCCTACTTCGCACCGTCATAGAAAATTTTGATCCAATAAAAGAAGTCAAGTTTTTAGCAGAGGGCAAAGATGCCACATTGACTAAGCCTGTTGATTTGACGGTTTCTTGGAGATTGGCACCCAAGTCATGA
- the rdgB gene encoding RdgB/HAM1 family non-canonical purine NTP pyrophosphatase, whose product MSKIKVVFASKNRDKYLEIVTQFKGTSVDLIFGPEVEHINVQETGTSYFENALLKALAWSKALHMPALADDSGLEVPALGGWPGIYSARIAGDDESRIGLVLDRLKGIKDRGARFVASMALVLPNMSQVWLTEGICYGRIAETRRGCNGFGYDPIFMPCGCDKTFAEMDIEEKNGLSHRHIAIKALCDMLKSQNVLK is encoded by the coding sequence TTGTCGAAGATCAAAGTTGTTTTTGCAAGTAAAAATAGGGACAAATATCTGGAGATAGTTACCCAGTTTAAGGGAACTTCCGTGGATTTAATTTTTGGCCCTGAAGTTGAACATATAAATGTTCAAGAGACGGGGACCTCTTACTTTGAAAACGCTTTGCTTAAAGCCCTAGCGTGGAGTAAGGCACTTCATATGCCTGCTTTGGCCGACGATAGCGGGCTTGAGGTGCCGGCCTTAGGTGGCTGGCCCGGTATTTATTCTGCCAGGATAGCAGGTGATGATGAATCTAGGATTGGCTTGGTATTGGATAGATTAAAGGGAATAAAAGATCGTGGCGCACGTTTCGTAGCCTCAATGGCCTTGGTTTTGCCCAATATGTCTCAAGTGTGGCTTACAGAGGGCATATGTTACGGGAGGATAGCTGAAACTAGAAGGGGATGTAATGGTTTTGGTTATGATCCAATCTTTATGCCTTGTGGTTGTGACAAAACTTTCGCCGAGATGGATATTGAAGAAAAAAACGGCCTGTCGCACAGGCACATCGCGATAAAAGCTCTTTGCGATATGCTTAAGAGTCAAAATGTGTTAAAATAG
- the rplM gene encoding 50S ribosomal protein L13 encodes MQGYKTFMARPKDVEQQRKWYLVDATDIPLGRLAARVAHVLMGKHKPEYTPHVDTGDFVIIINAANVKLTGKKIDQSVIHSYSGYKGGLKSVPYRVMLEKSPERLVEIVVKGMLPRNKLKYARKLKVYAGPDHPHEAQKPEILDI; translated from the coding sequence ATGCAGGGATATAAAACTTTTATGGCAAGGCCGAAGGACGTAGAACAACAGCGAAAGTGGTATCTCGTCGATGCTACTGACATTCCTTTGGGTAGGCTTGCTGCGCGCGTGGCTCATGTGTTGATGGGAAAACATAAGCCGGAATATACCCCACACGTTGATACGGGGGATTTTGTGATCATAATTAATGCTGCCAACGTGAAGCTGACGGGCAAGAAGATCGATCAGTCTGTAATACATAGCTATAGCGGGTATAAAGGTGGCCTTAAATCTGTTCCCTACCGCGTTATGTTGGAAAAAAGCCCGGAACGTCTCGTGGAGATCGTGGTCAAGGGTATGTTGCCGCGCAACAAGTTGAAATATGCCAGAAAATTAAAGGTATACGCAGGGCCTGATCATCCTCACGAGGCTCAGAAGCCAGAGATTTTAGATATTTAG
- a CDS encoding TolC family protein yields MPNVIVRRFMFMIALCCLLFLVLALDKSVWGEEVKSDVQYSLADLIAIAEAQNPLLKAAQEQVNQARARELQSASQLAPKLDSSLTYLHDYSGGLSEPKFRDTYKAALTFTHTLYSGDSFEASLRAATLNRKALEADLLRTRQSVENDVRKSYYDLQRARAQLRVAQESYDLALEHLKQAKSLYNQGVIAINEVLRTQVDVSTAELNLIQAQNGTRVALNTLEKAVGVSLSFSQVPEITPKEEARLSLPQIDPYATALQKRPEIVSLDDSRKAAEELAKAAAGQARPNIYIQGETSYYEDEFFPNKDDWNLSVIASWRLYDRGEIKNKIEENKAMARELLARIDDLRNQIRLEVSTAWQNMESALQRVHVAEDQVKTAEEDYRMALRRYVEQVGTNIDVLDARTALTDANTSFVNAVYDAYAAYSDLIYSIGASEEDFMPSDQESSVDKGEEGSR; encoded by the coding sequence TTGCCAAATGTCATTGTAAGACGATTTATGTTTATGATTGCTTTATGCTGTTTATTATTTCTGGTGCTTGCCTTGGATAAAAGCGTCTGGGGAGAGGAAGTTAAGTCCGACGTTCAATATAGCCTTGCAGACTTAATCGCCATTGCTGAGGCGCAGAATCCTCTGTTAAAAGCTGCCCAGGAACAGGTTAATCAGGCCCGCGCTCGTGAGCTTCAAAGTGCTTCTCAATTGGCACCCAAGCTCGATTCAAGTTTGACCTATCTGCATGATTATAGCGGAGGTCTTAGTGAACCTAAGTTTCGCGATACGTATAAAGCCGCCTTGACGTTTACGCATACGCTATATAGCGGCGATAGCTTTGAGGCCTCATTGAGAGCTGCCACTTTAAATCGTAAGGCATTGGAAGCCGATCTGCTTCGCACCAGACAGTCCGTCGAAAATGATGTCAGAAAATCTTACTATGATCTGCAAAGGGCGAGGGCACAACTTAGGGTGGCCCAGGAAAGCTATGATTTGGCTTTGGAGCACTTAAAGCAAGCGAAGTCACTTTATAACCAAGGAGTCATAGCTATAAACGAAGTTTTAAGGACTCAGGTAGATGTGTCGACAGCTGAGCTGAACTTGATTCAAGCCCAAAATGGCACTCGCGTGGCTTTAAATACGCTGGAAAAAGCTGTAGGCGTGTCCCTTTCCTTTTCGCAGGTTCCTGAAATTACTCCCAAGGAAGAAGCGCGTCTGTCGTTGCCCCAGATAGATCCTTATGCAACAGCATTGCAAAAGCGCCCGGAGATAGTTTCGCTTGATGACTCCAGAAAGGCAGCAGAGGAGTTAGCCAAAGCTGCAGCTGGGCAAGCAAGGCCCAATATATATATTCAGGGAGAGACTTCCTATTACGAAGATGAATTCTTCCCGAATAAAGACGACTGGAACTTGTCCGTTATAGCTTCATGGAGGCTGTACGATAGAGGAGAAATAAAGAACAAAATAGAAGAGAACAAGGCAATGGCCAGAGAGTTGCTTGCAAGAATAGATGACCTTAGAAATCAAATTCGCCTGGAGGTTTCCACTGCGTGGCAGAACATGGAATCGGCCTTGCAAAGGGTACATGTTGCCGAAGATCAGGTTAAAACGGCCGAAGAAGACTATCGCATGGCCTTGAGGCGATATGTCGAACAAGTCGGCACCAATATAGATGTCTTAGATGCCAGAACTGCTCTCACGGATGCCAATACTAGTTTCGTCAATGCGGTGTACGATGCCTACGCAGCCTATAGCGATCTCATTTATTCCATTGGTGCTTCAGAGGAAGATTTTATGCCAAGCGACCAAGAAAGCAGTGTTGATAAAGGCGAGGAGGGAAGTAGATGA